DNA sequence from the Diorhabda sublineata isolate icDioSubl1.1 chromosome 6, icDioSubl1.1, whole genome shotgun sequence genome:
AGATagtaaagaagaaaaacaaagaaaacaggtttgataacaaaataattattgaaaattaagtatgattattaaataaaactttgaaatattaataaattaacaattatgCATAGTTTTACACAGATATAACaataaatcaattcaattttttattcatacttGATAATAAATGAACTGAAATTAACCAACTACTGAATCGTTTAAAACTTAAAAGATAAATTATCAAGTTGAAATTAGCAATTACCTATCAATTCCAGTTCCAAAAATTCTTGATGATAtctagaaatattattttcctgTAGAGCTACTCGTTTTGTTGGCTGTTCTATTTCCACATCTGATGCATCACTTTCATTCAAATCACATTTAGGTGGTTTCATGTCAGGCGATCCCAACAAAGATCTTATGGATCTACTCCTTTTCTTTGATAATAAAATAcctaaaaaatgtttctaggTAAGTTGGAGTTCAACTGTATtgtgtttttaaattataactAAACTTACAATAATTGATTCCTAATTTATCAAGCATTTCATACACGAAACACATGGGCTTGACACTCATAAGCTTAGCACACAAGAATCAATCAAAACTTCGGTGAGCTTTGTGTCAATTATCAAAGTTCGAAACAAACTTGCTGTAtccaaaatataactaattcGAATGATTgaatacaaaatatgaatactACAGAAGTACATCTttgtaactaaaatttttaCTATAGATTACCTTCTTAGGCAATTTTATAGTCTTTTTTGGTCAGGAATTTGTTTCTGAATCAATTGAGTAAGAGAATTCTATTTTGAGACGCCCACAGGTGTGACTTCTTTTTAAAGACAGATTGACATTGACCACAATTCTATAGTTTGTGTTCAACGCACAATTTTGAACCTCATGAAGTCCAAATATCTATCTGGTGGGGCAAAAGTAAAACGCAACTGTGTTTGACGCACAGATTTTAAAAACGACAATTTGGAACATGCGTTCATATGTCTTCTTCATTGAATAATAATTCGTATTCCAAATTTGTTTCTGAATCCAGTTTgtgtttaaaaaacattttgaaactcATGAAACCCAATCATTTTTCTGGTGCTTAAGGGGCAAGGAAGAATCAGACATTATTTGACACACAGATCTCAAAATGAGAATTTGGAACATGCGGTTGAAATTTACACACTCATGTGCTTGAATGGGTTTTTGAATTGTACATTTGGAAAGCaagtaaatgtaaataatttattaaatagataataaaaccAAATTGTTACAGACACCTGTAACATATTAGTTAATTgtgatttttgtaattttaagaGAATGAAATACAAATGGTTTGAAATTGAAACACTATGATTATCCcaagtaacaaaaaatttcgTACAACTATTAACTTAGCTCAACTCATTGTTTATTCTCTCAATAGTttataaaccaaaataatatttagatttatgtgattattaattatattattgttaacaATATACAGttctgttttattaaaataaaaaggaCAATTCATTGTGGAATacatcaaaaaaatgaatatgaaagATTGAACAATTAATTAACTAAACGAATTACAAATTAAatctatttattatgtttttaattgcTAATATCCTAGTAAATGAAgtagttttcaattgaaaaatttcatctgTATATTGACAAAGAAATTAACAGATATACATTGAAAGAggttcattgttttttttacattaaaatttttagataatcttAATTTTAACTACATACATTGATGTCTATCAAAAAAGTTATCAAGTtgaataaaagatatttttaaaacctAATAGAATAATTAGTTATAATTACCATTAGGTGTAAATGGATTTACATTAGCTGCTGGCCTTTCTTCTTTTCTCGGATATGCCGTTGCTACGGCCCTAGGTTTACCAAATAATCTGCTTCTCGGAACAGGTGTGTCTGCTGATGAATTGTGTATAATGGTCTTTGGTGTCAAAGGACTATCAAATAATCTTAAAGCCCTAACTCTCTTATAAGGAGGACTAAATGAAACAGTCTTTGGTCCAGGTGTTAAATTGTTATCACATccagaaaattctaattttcttGGTCCATGTTCTTGCTTAGGGCTACAGAAAGCTACATGATCACTAGTATCAATATCACAAGACAATTCAAAAGACATATCGCAACCTGACGATGTATCTAACTCATCTGGTTCGTTCAACTCCTCTTGTAGACTTCTCGCGAAAGACATTTCGATAACTGAAattcaccaaatttaaaaaaatcacttttacttatttctaaaaaattttttccgtaAACAAAACACGCCATTCATAGGAAACGGTTAATTTGATGTTTAATGCATCTGCAATTCAATTAGACCAATCGTAAAGCTTGAAATCCAAATTATCATGTCAGATTACTTTTGATTGGTTGAAAACAATGTATATCAGCGACGTCTTACGGAGGGATAATAAACTAAGCAGATAAATAGGTTTTGTTTGATattctaaattaaatttaacgtttaaaaatatgatttactCAGATGTATTTTGGATTCTCATTTATTAACGATCAACCGTTCTTAAAAAGAATCTTTCttcccaaaatatatttataattaacaaatttttacgGCGTCTATCTGTGTGGAACGAGTATGTTCTGTAGACACgtttacatatatattttagCAACCATTTTTGGATTTAAGTCtaaaattattatagtaaaaaaatcaaagtttggttagcaaattaataatttagGATATATTTGACAATAATACGGCTTTTCAGAAATTATGCTCATAGTTTCCGAAATGTTCTAATGAGAAATACCGTAATTAAATTGAAGTTTGGATCATAGACATTTAGTAATATTACTATGTCTATGGTTTGGATGTTATATATATGGTAACACCATAGACATATAAATTCTAGACTGTTGTAtagatatgaataaattaaaaaatgtgtgccaattttagaaagaaacaGCCTCTTGTCTAAGATAGACCTAAAAAGATAAGGGAATAAAGAAATAGAACGGTGGAAGGAGCACGCTACAACAAATTAAAAGGAACCACTTGTCAGATATAGCTTTACTGAAACTTTCTTCGGATATCATATTAATATTGGAACACGAATTTCATCGAACGAACAGTCTACAATTACTAGGTCTATGGatattttctttgattcatatttataatcatCGAACtcgataaataaatttatagagtTCGATGTTTATAATATACCTCATagtgacattgttttttatacAATACGTATATGAGTTGGTAGCATTGTTTGATTACACTGTTTTAAActtaaaattccaaataaacgTATTTATCTTAAGTAGAACTGATTGTTTGGGAATGTTTCCgtcttaattttttaattcatataatttaaattataataaataaattaacctGTTTATGAAGCTAATGCAAAAGATTAGTTATGGACTCTGCTATTACTATTGGTGGCTATATAGTTCCAAACGAAGTGAACAGTGAATTTTATAATACGACGCCTGCGACAATGGAACAAGATTCTGAAATAAATAGGATTTGTAAAGAAATATCATATTCTACAGAAACCATTAAACCAAATGATGTATATAGTGTTTTGATAGATAATGTATACGACCCTTCTAAGTTTTGGTTAATCTTGCACGTAAAGGAAAGACAACTATTTGAACAATATataactaattattataaagagaagaaaattcTAATGACGGAGaatcatataaaaatgtatgCAACCTGCATAGTGTGTATAGATTCTGTATATTATCGTGCAATTGTTTTACCTACACTTCTacaaaataaagcaaaattaCGTGTCTTTTTAATAGATTATGGCCAGTGTGTGAATATTGCAttagataatatattttatatttttaagaaacATAGAACTGTACCTAGATTTGCTATAAGAGGAGCATTAGCAGATGTAGTACCAATAAGTAAGTAAACGATTCTAATTACTTCTTTTAGATAATTAATTTAAAGTTTGGCCTTAACTTACAAGTAGTTTACCGTATTTAAATGTAGTAGTGTCATACATAGGATTTATGTAAAACATTGGAAAAGCCAGTGACTGTTCTTAAAAACCAAATGtttaacaattaacaaaaaaacttatgTATGTACATTGTTTATTCAATGATTGGATGGAAACTACTATATGTAAAGCACTTTTATCATAAGCAAATACAGCTAAATGaataaacacattttatttcatcatttcttttcTATAAATACAATTGATTTATGTTTTGTAGATTTGGAAATggttatcataaaaaaatccCAAATAACTCAGTTTACTTTTTCCATTTTGCTAGTTCCTTTCTTTCACTGTTCTCAAATTTCTTCTAATCTCTTCGAACCATTTTTtccttgtatgtatgtatgtagatattggggTGTCATATACACTGTAACCCAAAGGATTATAGTGTCCCCCTTTTAAGCTGCGATAATGATAGTGTTCTGGTataatagtaaaattttttttccagatCGTCATGAACCATGGACTCGAGCAGATCTATAtgaattttcattgttaataTCAGAAAAACAACTCTTAgcgaaaataatagaaatagattCCCAAGAAAAAGTGTTGCACATAGCTTTGTTCAGCGTTAACAAATCTGCAGTTGTTTCCATAAACAaaaagttgattgaaaatggTATAGCTACGCACGGAACGTGGATTTACAATTCTAACTATAAAATAAGCAAATATAGAAGGAAAATCAAATACATGCATTTGATTCCTACTTTTCACGCTATCGAAACTGGTATGGTGCCATCATCTTTATGGGAACAAAGTTTAATCAAAGAAGTACCATTGGATTTATTACAGAGACCTTATTATGAATACCAGAATATTAATTGCAGTATTTTTGATAGTTAGCAATAAAAGGGATCCATGTAACTTACTGAAGAGAGATTTTAATAtactgtaaaaaaaatataaactccACTTATGAAATCgaagtttttatgaaattattaattacacaATAATGTTTCAAACACATCTTCAACGAGCTTACTACCTCAGGCTTTATTTTCTGAAGCCTGCCTGGTAAAGATGGAATTAAAAGGACCTATTCAGTAGTGAGATGAGCCTACTATGGACTTGGTGTTTGTCTCTACTCAAGCTCATTGAAGATGTCTTCACTTCAgagatatttgaatgatttgttCAGTAGTGAGCTGAGGCTACCTCAGACGTTATTTTCTGAAGCCTGGTCTGGTAAAGATACAGTTAAGAGGACCTATTCGATAGTGAGATGAGCTTACTATGGACTTGGTGTTTGGCTCTACTCAAGCTCGTTGAAGAGGCTACCTCACATTATATTTTCTGAAGCCTGGTCTGTTTAATATGCAGTTAAAAGGACCTATTCGGTAGAGAGATGAGCCTACCATGGATTTGGTGTTTGGCTCTACTCAATCAGTAATGAGCTGTGACTACCTCACACTGTTCAGAAGGGAGTTGAGGCTACTTCTTCAATTTTCTGTAGCCTGTCAGGTcataatagatcctttgggtagCAGTCTATAAGATTAACCCCAATATCCATATACATGTAGGGATATCTTGGTTGTCTAGGGTTTTCTTCGTAAACAGCCGGGTAATGGAAAACACTTTATTATTATGGAATTCAAACAATGACAACACTTTACttatatacaatttaaataatagaaCTAAGGttgatagtaaaaatatatGTGTGGTTGATACGTTAAATGAGTGGGAAATCGTATTTATCGCTCAGGAATTTGTCTTAATTGCGCGGGAAATCGTCACAAGCGCATGGAAAATCGAATTCATAATACGTAAATTCGTCTTACTTGCGCTGAAGTTGCTTTAATTAAACGGGGGTTTTACTCAAGAGTAAATTTCGTCTTAATTGCTAGGGAAATTGTCTTAATTACGCGGGAATTTGCCTTAATTACATGGGAAACTGTCTTAATTATAATGGACTTCATCATGTCCACGCAGGAGTTTGTCTTAATTAAGCGGGAATTTACCTTATACAGGAAATCGCCTTAAATACACGGAAATTTGGCAATTGCGTCTTAATTAAGCGATAAATTGGCTCAATTTCGTGATAATTTGGCTTAATTACACGGAAAATCGCCTTAATTAGAATTAATTATGCGGGCCTTCGTCTTAATTGCGTATCCTTCTGTGTCTTATTCCCGACTGACTCGAATGCTATATGGCATTAGGCTGCTTGAATAGAGCTCGTGTTTCATGCGTGACTGGTATGAAGTAGAGAAATAATCTTAATCCTACATACATATATAGTAAACGATGTAAGAAAAAATGGTAAAGAATAACTTATTTACGTAAAAATTGTGGCTTCGGATGACAATCTACGATGTGTCAGATGATATCTCCGCTACTTTTcaagttatatttttgtaaaatatgaaaaaatactcaTCAATATACATATGTTATAAATAACTTGatagtttcaataaataaaattcgtttctttacacctggaaaaaaataaagaaaatcagCATGAAACCATCCTTTTGCATGTATTTCCCCCAATTAAGGACTGTTTTTGTGGTAGAAACGAGACATgaatacttttaattaaatacaaTCCAGAAATGGTAGTAAAATAACTTTTAGTTTCGTCTCTACAATCTCccaaaatcttgataaaacttTGCTTTGTTTTTTTCGAAACATCTGGATTGTACTGATTGTAGTTACCTAGTTGTAGTATTGACCCCacgaaataaacaaattcaatttttttttatagattcaattcaatatttttttatatatttaacattCAACGAACGATATACCTTGAAgtaaagtaacaaaaatattattattttcctctATTAATGGTTACTGTTTAAATGAGATTCACATACGGGAAAAAtttgtaacataaaaaaaattataatattctttATTCTATAAATTCACCTTTACttcaatagtaataataataatagtagtaataataataataataaagggACTAGTATCTCAATCTATTATAACATAAGGcaaaattcttatattttcaccTTGGTAAGAAGTCGTATCCACGACTTCGTGCCATTCTCTAAAACATTTATTATCACTAACAACAGAGGACACTTCACATTCTGTCCTTCCACTATCTACATCCTCTTGAACAACCTGCGTTTCTGAAAATCTGTATCTACTATAATTTTCTGTTGCaaagtttttaacatttttcggTATACTTTCTATATTTACAATAGGCACTACATTCACGTAAAGTCCGTTTTCTTGTATGGCGTCGTTACTTTTCGAAGGGTTCATACTATAATTTCCGTTAACGTTAGGTATAAAGGTGTTGTGTAAACGTTCGACCATTTCATCATCGACGCTATCGAAACGATAAGTTTCCCTTAATTTTAATTTGGCTTGGCAGTCATGATCTTCTGAGAATTCATATTTGGGTATTAAATTTAACGATTCGCTATCATCTTCTAACGAATGGTCgggtttttcttcttttagtaTACACGTACAAGGATTACTTTCGACTTCGTCTTCTATATTTACTGATCTATCGATTGGCGGAAGTTGGGCTAAAGCTTCTTCCACGCTTAAGGAGGATACGAAATGTTGATTATCAGTCTCTTGACTCTCTGCTTTTACCTTTTTATCCAGCTCTTCGttcactaaaaataaataaattactacATTGATATACGAAATTATACTGTCTGAAATTCGTTTCGACAACCAAACTATCATCTTGAGAGACCAACAACGAAAGTTTGGTTATCGAATTTTAGACAGTGATATTGGTTCGATATGAAAATTTAAGCttgatacaaatatttaaaataaaattaattcatttttggaTTAACTTCAGGTTTCTTTGACTGATCTACCTCTTTAAATCATATTATCTATGTAGTGTAGACTACCTAACATAACTTAATCTTACTATCGTCACTTACGATCGTCACTTTTAGCataaaaaattacacaaaattggAGGAAATCAAAGAATACCAGGTCTAGGAACAACCATCATTTTTTAGCATTTAAAAGATTGGAAGAAATCGATGGAGATCAGGTCTGGATacaatcataatattttagCTTAAGAAAGTTTCCAGGAGATGGGGAGAAATTAAAGAAGACAAGGTATAGGTACAACCGTCATTTTATAGTAAAAGAAAGATctcaagatataaaaaaagaaatagaaaaagaccAAGTCTGGatacaaacatatttttctagCAAAAAGAAGTTCTCttggatagaaaatattgaagaggCCTCGACAAAATCGTCATTTTCTAGCCTACAAAAATTTCCAGGAAATGAGTAGATATGACAAAAAATGACCAGACTTGAACACAATCGTAATTTTCCACCATAAAAAAGGTTCCAAGTGATGGGAAGAGATCAAAAGAGAACAGGTCTGGATACAGTCGTCATTTTCTAGCATAAAAACGTCAGAAAAAACGGGAAGGAATCAAAGAAGACCAAGCTTAGGTACAAGTGTAATTTTCTGGTGTAAAAAACGTTTCCTTGggtggaaaaaaaatcaaagaccAAATCTAGGTACAGTCTAACATAAAAACGATTTCACGAAATGGGTACAAATCAAAGAAGCATAGATAAAGGTTacaatatatggaaaaaaaatatatcatattgtAACGAAGATAGATAAGTTATTCGATTTGATTATCTTATTATCACTTGGGCTGTACCTATCCGTTACCGTTACCCAGTTACTGAATATCCTAGAGTTTTTCCGGGTATTCTAGACTTTTCTGGTGTTTGAAGGtcctacaataataattaatcgaATTGGCTACAAAACATGCCACAACACATCAACACATTTtagataattatcaaaattttaagtaGAGTCATTCATTTCTATAAAATCTTTGttctttgttaataaataatttaaaaccccCGGTGTTTCTTCAGAACACAGGCGATTCGGAACTAAAACAAGAAGCTGGATATTTGTAGATCAAAATAGAAGCTCTCCACAC
Encoded proteins:
- the LOC130445661 gene encoding tudor domain-containing protein 6-like gives rise to the protein MDSAITIGGYIVPNEVNSEFYNTTPATMEQDSEINRICKEISYSTETIKPNDVYSVLIDNVYDPSKFWLILHVKERQLFEQYITNYYKEKKILMTENHIKMYATCIVCIDSVYYRAIVLPTLLQNKAKLRVFLIDYGQCVNIALDNIFYIFKKHRTVPRFAIRGALADVVPINRHEPWTRADLYEFSLLISEKQLLAKIIEIDSQEKVLHIALFSVNKSAVVSINKKLIENGIATHGTWIYNSNYKISKYRRKIKYMHLIPTFHAIETGMVPSSLWEQSLIKEVPLDLLQRPYYEYQNINCSIFDS